The Prochlorococcus marinus str. MIT 1214 sequence TATCAAGTCTTATATTTACTGGAATAAAATCAGACTATCTTAAAGGTGGCATTATATTTTTTGGATCATGAATAGCTTTGAGCTCTTGTAATTTTGGAAGCCAATCTTTGAATGCTGATGATAATTCTTTTTGATGCCATTCTAAATGAGGGTGTATTTGCGCAAGATGCACACCTGGGCATATGAATTCTAGATTATACCAACACTCCCTCATCCAATCTAGAGCTCTTTTTCTACTTGATTGATCGTAGGCTTCCCAAGCCCCATTAATCCAGGGCTTCCATACCGCATCACGATGAATAAATGAAGTTTCAAGATTATTTAAATGCGTTAAACCTCCTAATTGTTGAGAAGCTATATAACAACTTTTGTTAGGTCTTTTATTCATTAAATCTTGAAGGATTTTTAATACTTGTCGATTATTTTCTTGCCAAGCAGGGCCTAGTAAACCCAGAACTTCGGAATGGGTTGAATTATTATTTTTATTTTTTCCTAAGCTTAAGTTTGGTAAAGAGTTCATATCCGAGAATTTATTAATGATTCGATTTCGCGAGAATGGTAATTTTTCCAATAAGTTAATCAAGACGCTCTCATCATTACTATTTTTAATTTCACCGATTGCATGTGCAAAAATATCTTCTCCGTATATCCATTGAAAGCTAAGTGAATTAGGCCAACTTTCGGCTTGATTAACACATTCAGATAGTTGAGAAAATGAAAGACTTGCTGTCCAACTTAATAGTGGTCTTAATGGCTGAGTCTTTAACTTTACTTTTGTGATTATTCCAA is a genomic window containing:
- a CDS encoding FAD-binding protein translates to MDSVNSEFFQSLKSSQPTYSPFLVSSGGTTSRAAADKHWILDLRKNYQNISFDLDKQQVEIEAGVNMGELSSFLKKHKRSFPIGLSGKTGMGYLLTGGISPLSRGRGLAIDQIMEIKGFWGNGKEFHILRPKTKEESSFEWKALCGAAIFLGIITKVKLKTQPLRPLLSWTASLSFSQLSECVNQAESWPNSLSFQWIYGEDIFAHAIGEIKNSNDESVLINLLEKLPFSRNRIINKFSDMNSLPNLSLGKNKNNNSTHSEVLGLLGPAWQENNRQVLKILQDLMNKRPNKSCYIASQQLGGLTHLNNLETSFIHRDAVWKPWINGAWEAYDQSSRKRALDWMRECWYNLEFICPGVHLAQIHPHLEWHQKELSSAFKDWLPKLQELKAIHDPKNIMPPLR